The DNA segment TCTCCAATATAGAGCAGGAGGTCAGAGGGATTAAGGAGGCGGCTGGAGCCGAGACTACGACACCGACAATAGAGACCGAGACGAAGACAGAGACTGTTGTTGTGGAAAAAGTTACACTCACAGTCATAGGCCCCTGGTCTGGCAAGGAGCAGGAGTACTTCATGACAGTGCTGGAGAAGTTCATGGAGGAGAACCCCAACATAACCATCAAGTACGTGCCGATGAGGGCTGAGGAGGTAGCAAGGACTCTCTCAGTCCAGTTCGAGGCTGGAGTCACCCCCGCAGACGTCGTGATAACCCCCTGGGCCTGGTGGATTGTTGAGATGGCTCAGAAGGGTCATGTAGTGGAGGTAACCGGTCTAATCAACGAGGACGAATATGTAGGCGGAATACTTGACAGTGTGAAATGGAATAACAAGCTATGGGGAGTCCCCTTCACAATGTGGCTTAAACCCGGGTTCTGGTATAAGAAGTCGTTCTTCGCCAAACACGGCCTATCAGAACCGAACAGTTGGGATGAGTTCCTACAGCTGCTCGACCAGATAAAGGGTATCGAGGGTATAAAGAACCCGATAGTCTCGGGAGACAGCGTGGGCTGGCCGCTCAGCGACGTTACCGAGCACTTTATCATAGCCTTCGGCGGCCCCGAGCTCCAGTACAAGCTGATAACGGGCGAGGTCTCCTTCACTGACCCGCAGGTAGTGGAGATCTTTGAAAGGCTTACAATGCTGATAGAGCAGGGATACTTTAGCGAGCCGATAGAGTGGACAGGCGCTGTGGAGAAGTGGTGGGCTGAAGAGTATGCACTATACTTCATGGGCACATGGATAACTGGTATGGTTGAGGATCCCAACGACCTGGCGTTCTTCCCCCTACCCGGTGCTAGAGGGGTTGTCGGGGGTACGGACTACGCTTTCATACCCAAATACACTGAGAACCTGGATGCGGCGAAGCTGCTACTCCAGTACCTGGCAACCGAAGGGCAGGCAGTCCACGTGTCCACGCCCGCCGGGAAGGTGCCCACCTGGCTCGGTGTGGATACTGACCAGC comes from the Aeropyrum camini SY1 = JCM 12091 genome and includes:
- a CDS encoding ABC transporter substrate-binding protein, which translates into the protein MEASRSIAITAGLLIVVILISLFSYLSITSRIESIEQSISSVQEDISEVQQKISNIEQEVRGIKEAAGAETTTPTIETETKTETVVVEKVTLTVIGPWSGKEQEYFMTVLEKFMEENPNITIKYVPMRAEEVARTLSVQFEAGVTPADVVITPWAWWIVEMAQKGHVVEVTGLINEDEYVGGILDSVKWNNKLWGVPFTMWLKPGFWYKKSFFAKHGLSEPNSWDEFLQLLDQIKGIEGIKNPIVSGDSVGWPLSDVTEHFIIAFGGPELQYKLITGEVSFTDPQVVEIFERLTMLIEQGYFSEPIEWTGAVEKWWAEEYALYFMGTWITGMVEDPNDLAFFPLPGARGVVGGTDYAFIPKYTENLDAAKLLLQYLATEGQAVHVSTPAGKVPTWLGVDTDQLWPPMQGVFAKIKELNMTIVPDLDDTIGGDWQVLFWDQLKLLWVQPDRLNEVLQTLASEHPAAGGG